In one Oryzias latipes chromosome 13, ASM223467v1 genomic region, the following are encoded:
- the LOC111948482 gene encoding high mobility group nucleosome-binding domain-containing protein 5-like, producing the protein MRTERTNVLVLQELLRCCRTSDSRRSFRDDSRQVPPAGVHENGHEDDHEDDHEDDQKDDHEEDHEDDQEDDQEDDHEDDHEDDHEDDQEDDQEDDQEDDQEDDQEDDHKDDHEDDQEDDHEDDHEDDHEDDQEDDQEDDQEDDQEDDQEDDHKDDHEDDQEDDHEDDHEDDQEDDHEDDHEDDQEDDHEDDQEDDHKDDQEDEHEDDQEDDHEDDHKDDHEDDQEDDHEDDHEDDQEDDHEDDHKDDQEDEHEDDQEDDHEDDHEDDQEDDHEDDHEDDQEDDQEDDHEDDHKDDHEDDQEDDHEDDQEDDQEDDHEDDQEDDHEDDQEDDHEDDQEDDQEDDHEDDQEDDHEDDQEDDQEDDHEDDQEDDHEDDHEDDQEDDHEDDQEDDQEDEHEDDQEDDHEDDHEDDQEDDHEDDHEDDHKDDQEDEHEDDQEDDHEDDHKDDHEDDQEDDHEDDHEDDQEDDQEDDHEDDQEDDHEDDHEDDQEDDHEDDHKDDQEDEHEDDQEDDHEDDHEDDQEDDHEDDHEDDQEDDQEDGKICRNRQTLLF; encoded by the coding sequence ATGAGAACAGAGAGAACAAACGTTTTGGTCCTTCAGGAACTCCTCAGATGCTGCAGAACTTCAGATTCCAGGAGAAGCTTCAGAGACGACAGCAGACAAGTTCCTCCTGCAGGAGTCCACGAAAACGGCCACGAAGACGACCACGAAGACGACCACGAAGACGACCAGAAAGACGACCACGAAGAGGACCACGAAGATGACCAGGAAGACGACCAGGAAGACGACCACGAAGACGACCACGAAGACGACCACGAAGACGACCAGGAAGACGACCAGGAAGACGACCAGGAAGACGACCAGGAAGACGACCAGGAAGACGACCACAAGGACGACCACGAAGACGACCAGGAAGATGACCACGAAGACGACCACGAAGACGACCACGAAGACGACCAGGAAGACGACCAGGAAGACGACCAGGAAGACGACCAGGAAGACGACCAGGAAGACGACCACAAGGACGACCACGAAGACGACCAGGAAGATGACCACGAAGACGACCACGAAGACGACCAGGAAGATGACCATGAAGACGACCACGAAGACGACCAGGAAGATGACCATGAAGACGACCAGGAAGACGACCACAAAGACGACCAGGAAGACGAACACGAAGACGACCAGGAAGACGACCACGAAGACGACCACAAGGACGACCACGAAGACGACCAGGAAGATGACCACGAAGACGACCACGAAGACGACCAGGAAGATGACCACGAAGACGACCACAAAGACGACCAGGAAGACGAACACGAAGACGACCAGGAAGACGACCACGAAGACGACCACGAAGACGACCAGGAAGATGACCACGAAGACGACCACGAAGACGACCAGGAAGACGACCAGGAAGATGACCACGAAGACGACCACAAGGACGACCACGAAGACGACCAGGAAGATGACCACGAAGACGACCAGGAAGACGACCAGGAAGATGACCACGAAGACGACCAGGAAGATGACCACGAAGACGACCAGGAAGATGACCACGAAGACGACCAGGAAGACGACCAGGAAGATGACCACGAAGACGACCAGGAAGACGACCACGAAGACGACCAGGAAGACGACCAGGAAGATGACCACGAAGACGACCAGGAAGACGACCACGAAGACGACCACGAAGACGACCAGGAAGATGACCACGAAGACGACCAGGAAGACGACCAGGAAGACGAACACGAAGACGACCAGGAAGACGACCACGAAGACGACCACGAAGACGACCAGGAAGATGACCACGAAGACGACCACGAAGACGACCACAAAGACGACCAGGAAGACGAACACGAAGACGACCAGGAAGACGACCACGAAGACGACCACAAGGACGACCACGAAGACGACCAGGAAGATGACCACGAAGACGACCACGAAGACGACCAGGAAGACGACCAGGAAGATGACCACGAAGACGACCAGGAAGACGACCACGAAGACGACCACGAAGATGACCAGGAAGATGACCACGAAGACGACCACAAAGACGACCAGGAAGACGAACACGAAGACGACCAGGAAGACGACCACGAAGACGACCACGAAGACGACCAGGAAGATGACCACGAAGACGACCACGAAGACGACCAGGAAGACGACCAGGAAGACGGAAAGATCTGCAGAAACAGACAGACTCTGCTCTTCTGA
- the gmnc gene encoding geminin coiled-coil domain-containing protein 1, giving the protein MATPTSVWAGDASDLNERRHELCGPPCVWSSSPPAGWTWEQQFSPHLQRNKQLQDALLQREEELARLQEENCKLREFLSSSFVRSLQEKAEKLGVASRVALKRTLMTRDVEPPRLSTHRLLPSKKVSKRVCRNLMAEFCSETQESPSEPNLDLWVLRTLGLKDRDTIDTSSQSAPDFSIWEGDSSGYTPDSTLDSPVSTATPSSVHSCCRGTASEPDHGFSADPETSEKSSASAGMAPPPGSGIRSFSTWTTFQRPDLCSITGSSPAHSPDRDPAGLSFWSPPPDRWTPPENVLPPPLLTSTPTSNQPWASPGPWNRTSPSDHPEVRTPRRSTDVAFSMFLRPSSSVKTHSFPQGQAFVRRDTGGRCNFTWVPRQEP; this is encoded by the exons atggcaacgcCGACCTCTGTTTGGGCGGGGGACGCCAGTGACCTCAACGAGAGAAGACACGAGCTGTGTG GGCCACCCTGTGTTTGGAGTAGTTCCCCCCCTGCTGGTTGGACGTGGGAGCAGCAGTTCTCTCCCCACctgcagagaaacaaacag CTGCAGGACGCTCTGctgcagagggaggaggagctggCCCGCCTCCAGGAGGAGAACTGCAAACTCAGGGAGTTCCTCAGCTCCTCCTTCGTGAGGAGCCTGCAGGAGAAGGCGGAG aAACTGGGCGTGGCCAGCCGGGTGGCGCTGAAGAGAACTCTGATGACCAGGGACGTCGAACCCCCCCGGCTCTCTACCCATCGCCTCCTGCCCTCCAAGAAAGTCAGCAAGAGGGTCTGCAGGAACCTCATGGCCGAGTTCTGCTCAGAGACCCAAGAGTCCCCCTCAGAACCGAACCTGGACCTGTGGGTCCTACGGACGCTGGGCCTGAAGGACCGGGACACCATCGACACGTCCAGCCAGTCAGCTCCAGACTTCAGCATCTGGGAGGGGGATTCCTCCGGTTACACCCCCGACTCCACCTTGGACTCGCCCGTCTCCACGGCGACGCCTTCATCGGTTCACAGCTGCTGCCGAGGAACCGCATCCGAACCGGACCACGGGTTCTCTGCAGATCCAGAGACTTCGGAAAAGTCCAGCGCATCTGCAGGGATGGCCCCCCCCCCAGGATCCGGGATCAGGAGCTTCAGCACCTGGACCACCTTCCAAAGACCGGACCTCTGTTCCATCACTGGCTCAAGTCCGGCCCACAGTCCGGACAGGGACCCAGCAGGGCTGTCGTTCTGGTCTCCACCTCCTGACAGGTGGACTCCCCCAGAAAATGTCCTCCCACCCCCCCTCCTGACTTCAACTCCAACCTCCAACCAACCCTGGGCGTCTCCTGGTCCCTGGAACCGCACGAGTCCATCGGATCATCCTGAAGTCCGGACGCCCCGCAGGTCCACAGACGTGGCCTTCAGCATGTTCCTGCGGCCGTCCAGCAGCGTCAAGACCCACAGCTTCCCCCAGGGCCAGGCCTTTGTCAGGAGGGACACAGGGGGGCGCTGCAACTTCACCTGGGTGCCCAGACAAGAACCCTAA